The Eubalaena glacialis isolate mEubGla1 chromosome 3, mEubGla1.1.hap2.+ XY, whole genome shotgun sequence nucleotide sequence GCTCTCCCCGCGCCTGGTTCTTCTCCAGGGGCCTCTGCAGGATCCTCCTTCCAGCCTGACCCTTTCCCAGGTGGCCCCTTTCTCACCgctcatcctcttttttttttttttaaggtttatttatttatttatttatttattatttatttatttgactgtgttgggtctttgttgctgcatgtgggctttctctagttgtggcgagcggggtctactcttggttgcagtgcgcgggcttctcattgcagtggcttctcttgttgtggagcacgggctctaggcatgcgggcttccgtagttgtggcacatggactcagtagttgtggctcacgggctctagagcgcaggctcagtagttgtggcgcacgggcttagttgctccgtcaCCGCTCATTCTTGAATGATCCTATCTTTTTACTGCTTCGTCTACCCCAAATCTGCACCTGGGTGTGcccccaaggtcactcagccacAGCACCATCAGAGCAGAACTACTTCTGCTTCACCATCTGCCTTTGCCAGTTTCTGCCTCACGACCCCCTTGGTCTctcccaccacagggcctttgcacagctgCCCCTCTCATCCCAGCTGTCCCTCTCCACCCTGCTCAGAATTCATCTCAGGGAGGTCTGGAAGTTTGTGTGCCCTTCCCTGCCTTACTTTTCCCTGAGGCGCTGATCTCCCCGAATGCAAGTTTATCGAGGCGGTTATTGTCCGTGTTctcggacacacacacacacacaccacacaccacacaccacacaccgaccacacacacacacaccacacacacacaccacacacagaccacacacagaccacacacacacaccacacacacaccacgcacaCACAGCCCACACCACACCTGGAACCTAAACTCCCTGCAGCCACGTGTCTCCTTGTTTTCTTCCCACCCTCCTGtgtgtcccaggctctgtccccaccTCTCCTGCCCTGTTCGGGCCATTGTCTTTGCTCCCTGGATTGTTGTGGCTGTTCCTGTTGGGAGCAGGCGGCCAGTGCCTCAGAGCTGAGCTCCGGAGTCCGGAAAACTGTCCCTGGCCCCACGCTTAGGAGTCACGTGCCGTGGGCGGATCCCGTGACTTCTGGGACTTCACATCCTTGTCTGTGAAGAGGGGCGGCCCTTCTCCCTCCCACACATATCTGCAGTGCCTCTGAGCGGGGCATGGCTTGGCGCTGGAGGTGCGATAGGAGGCAGGTTGagaccctgccctcagggagctcacatcCTGGTGGGGGGAGCAGACCTGTGAGAGACCTCGAGCCCACTGTCTGTGGCTGGGCTGCCTGAGGCACACAGGTGAAGCTCGTGGCTGCTCTCACCTGCCGTTGTCACAGGTGACTGAAGCTTCTTGAGGACCAGCCGCGGCCCGCTTTGGGCGGTGGCCTGGTCACCCTGGTGTATGTGGTGCTAACAGAAGGTTCAGAAGTTTCCTTGCAGAGGGAGGCTTGTAGGATCCAAGATGAAAAATAGGTCATTTGCTGTCATCGGGCCTTGTGAGGCTGTGTCCCTTTCCTTCTGGGCCCCCAGACCCTAGAGAAGGTGACAGATGGCCGTATGAGGTGGCCGGGATATGCCCCGCTGGGCCTGGAGCATCTGGGCAGGGCTTGGAGATCAGGACTGTGGATGGGATTCGGGTTAAGGTCTGGGCTGGGGGTACCTGAGGGGGCCCAGTGGTGGGGCGTCTGTACTGCGGCCACTCTAGTTGGTCGTTGCTGGACAGCTAGGGCCATGTTTCCCCGTGGCTGGGCTAAAGCCACACGGTGTCCCTCTGCAGTGGCACCACCAGGAGGGGCCTGGTGGTCACATCGCAGATGTGGCCCCAGCTAAGGTTTTGGGAGGGGTGGCGAGGCCCCAGGGAGCCCTGGCTTGCCTCTCTTGAGTGCTGGGACCACAGTCCAGCACCCCTTTCTCAGCTCCTGGCCTCAAGCCTGTGGGCCACTGCTTCGCGATGTGAGTGGCAGGGCCCGAGGCTGGAGGCGCCATGGGGAAGGGTCCAAGGTGGCCTTGGCGCCTTGTCCCCTCCCTGTGCGTTTCCCTTGCCCACGTGCAGAGGCGGCAATGCTTCTCACCTCGCATGTCGTCCACACAGCAGCCACAGAGGGTTCTGCAGGGCCAGGGGCCCAGAGGGTCCTCTAGGGGTCTGGAGCAGGCGGCTGGGCCTTGGCCTTGGGGCTGGGGCCATCCTCGCAGGGGCAGTTGTGGGGACAGGAGCGTGGTGGCACCTCTCACCCGTCCTCCCATTCAGGGGCTGGCCAGGACGTGGGCCGAAGCTGCATCCTGGTCTCCATTGCGGGCAAGAACGTCATGCTGGATTGCGGGATGCACATGGGCTTCAGCGACGATGTGAGTCCCTCGGGCGGGCGGCTGCCACCCAGCCTGCTCCTTGGCATCACCAACAGTGGACCCGGGCCTCGGAGTCTCAGGCTCTGACCCACAGAGGGAGGCAAGGTGGGGCACCTGCGCGGGGCCGGTCTGTACCAGATCGGGGCTCCCGGCTCAGGTACCAGCTGGGCAGCTGACCCCCTCCCTGCACGCTCCGAGGCTCTGAGCAGTTGGCGGTCTCGGTGGGCCTGCAGGGTGGGGATGTGGGGGTCAGGTTCAGCCTGACCCCTGGGGGCCGTGCCCGCAGCCCCAGCTGTCCCACTGCCTCCTGAGCCCCGGTGGCATCCTGacgcttcccctccccccacagagGCGCTTCCCCGACTTTTCTTACATCACCCGCAGCGGCCGGCTGACCGACTTCCTGGACTGCGTGATCATCAGGTGGGCGCCTTCCCCAGGAcccgcccacccacccacccagatgGCGACTCCTGATATGTGTCCCCCTGAGCCCCTCCTTGTTCCTTCCTGGAGCGTGAGGCTGACCCCAGAGTAGCTGCTTGTTGGTGGCATCACGAGACGCTCGAGCGCTGAGCCCCAGGACGACGGCGCTCTGTCCCCTCTTGCTCTGCAGCTCTCGGGCGGTGTCTGGTGCACAGCAGGCCCTCAGCCAGCGAGGAGCGAGGGGACGGTTGCCCCCGGGGGGGAGGTGCGGAGGGCCCTCCGGGCTGACCCGTGTTGCTCCCCTAGCCACTTCCACCTGGACCACTGCGGGGCGCTGCCCTACTTCAGCGAGATGGTGGGCTACGACGGGCCCATCTACATGACGCAGCCCACGCAAGCGATCTGCCCCATCCTGCTGGAGGACTACCGCAAGATTGCCGTTGACAAGAAGGGCGAGGCCAACTTCTTCACGTCCCAGATGATCAAGGACTGTATGAAGAAGGTGGTGGCCGTCCACCTCCACCAGACGGTGCAGGTcaggcccccgcccccaccccgcttTGCTGCCGTCGGGGAGCTGCCCGGAGGCGGATGTGGCACTTGGCAGGGCCTCTGCTGCTCCCCGGCTCTGCCTGAGCGCACTGAAGAGGCGGGAGAGGGCACCTGTGCCACGTGAGCACGACGGGGCCAGGGCGGGGGGGCAGGCTGGGCGGGACGCAGACCGGAGTGTGGGCTGTGGCTCGGTGGCAGTCGTCCGCGGGCCAGCGAGGAGGCAGGAAAGTGACATcagatgtggagaaattcatCACAAGGCTCGCGGAGTTGTCTGCTTCTCCTCAgagtttgggttttgcttgttacCACGTGTCTAACATTTGGGGTCATCTTATCTTGGTTGAACCTTTTGTCAAGATGAAGTAGTGCATTTCTCCTCAAGGACGCTCTTACCTTTGAGCCCACCTTTCTGGCGAACGGGTCaccgttccccctcccccacctttagTTAGCGTTTGCATGGGGCATCCTTTCCCATCTTTGTACTTTCTCTCTTTGTGCATCACGTTTTAAGTAGTTTGGGTCTAATCCAGCCTGATAACCGGTCCTGTAGGTGGAGGGTTTGGACTGTATGGGTAATATTTGGGATTTAGCTGTATTTTCCTACCATTTGCTTCTTATTTGTGCTGCCTGTTCTatgctttatttcctttattgccTTTTTCTGGattgacttttaaaaactctatttcttctcttatttGGTAAGTAATTagatattgttttataatttttgtagtGGTAGAGATTACAAAACACATCCATGACAACACAGCTCTAAGGTACTTGGAACTTTTGCCTCTTTCCTGGACAATGCAAGAGCCTCAGAGCACCTCAAATGCATTTACTCCTCCCCTGACTCACTGGCTCTTGTTTCCATGTATTTTAATTCCCTCAGTGTGCGAGACCTCTGGGACCTCACCGCTGATGCTGGTAAAGTCAGATTTGCCGGGCGCCGTCTCTGTTTGCCTTTCCCGCTGTTCCCCTCTACTGCCTGTGTTCTTCACTTTGTATTTGGGATGAAGGACACCATTGTGGATCTGCTGGTGATGAATGCTCTCAAATTTTATTTGTCTGCAAATGTTGAAGACTTTTCCCCTTAGGTTCGGAATTCTAGGGCAGCATTTACTATCAGTATTTTGAATGTGTCTTCCCATCTGCTGTTTGGAAGAGAATCTTTTCTTTGGCTGCTTGTGGGATTATGTCCTTTCCTGTGGACTTCGGTGGGGTGCTATGCTGGCCCCACCTGTTCTCGTCCTGTTGCGCCTGCTCAGGTTTGAGGCCTCCGGGCCTGCCCATTGCTCTCTCCAGGCCGAATGTAGGTTTTGCTTCTCCAGAGCCTTCATCGTCCTTTTGTCTTTCTGTGCTTCATGCTGGATAGCCTCTACTAGATATTTTAGTTCGTTAATTCTCTTTTTGGTTATATGTAAGTGGTTGTTAAATTTgtctgttgaatttttttttttaattgatatataattgatttacaatattatatgttataggtggacaacatagtgattcacagctttcaaaggttatgctccatttatagttactataaaacattggttatattccctgtagTACAGTATATCCTCGTAGCTTATTTTGTGTGtaatagcttgtacctcttaatcccccacCTCTGTCTtgcctttcctctctttcttctccccacttgtagtttgttctctacgtctgtgactctgttttctttttgttacgttcagtagtttgttgtattttttagatttcacatataagtgatatcatacagtatttgtctttctgtctgacttatttcacttagcataatactctccaagtccatacatgttgctgtaagtggcaagatttcatttttttaatggctgagtagtattccattgtatatatgtaccacagcttctttttttttttttttaagattgtttttctttcgatgtggaacatttttaaagtctttattgaatttgttacaatattgcttctgttttttacggttttttgttctttagccacgaggcatgtgggatcttagctccctgaccagggatcgaacctacacccctgcactggaaggtgaagtcttaaccactggaccgccagggaggtcccttttTCTCCCTCGCCCGCCccggctgcgctgggtctttgttgctccatgcgggttttttctagttgtggtgagtggggctactcttcactgtggtgcgtcggcttctcattgcaggggcttctcttgttacggagcacaggctctaggcacgtgggctcagtagctgtggcttgcaggctcagtagttgtggcgcatgggcttaagttgctccgcggcatgtgggatcttcctggaccagggatcgaacccgtgtcccctgcattggcaggtggatccttaaccactggaccaccagggaagtccttgtaccacatcttctttatccattcatttgtcgatgggcatttaggttgcttccatatcttggttatcgtaaataacactgcagtgaacgttggggtCCATTTATCTTTTCGAAtaatggttttctccggatatatgcccaggagtagggttgcaggatcatatggcaactctatttttagttttttgaggaatctccatactgttctctgtagtggctgcaccattttacattcccaccgacagtgtaggacggttcccttttctccacaccctctccagcgtttattatttgtagactttttgatgatgaccattttgaccagtgtgaggtggtacctcattgtttttatttttaattttttagaatttatttatttattttatttttggctgctttgggttttcgttgctgcgtgcgggttttctctagttgcggcaagcgggggctacttttcgttgaggtgcgcaggcctttcattaccatggcttctcttgttctggagcacgggctctaggcgcacgggcttcagtagttgtggcacgtgggctcagtagttgtggctcgcgggctctagagcgcaggctcagtagttgtggcgcatgggcttagttgctccacggcatgtgggatcttcccagaccagggctcgaacccgtgttccctgcattggcaggtggattcttaaccactgagccaccagggaagcccccctcattgtagttttgatttgcatttctgtgtttttttaaaaatatattttatttatttatttatttggttgcacctggTCTTAGTCGCGGCCGGTGGGCTCCTTAGATGTGGCTCgcctgctccttagttgcagcacgtgtgctccttagttgtggccagcgggctccttagttgcggcatgcaaactcttagttgcggcatgcatgtggggtctagttccctgatcagggatcgaacccaggccccctgcattgggagctcggattcttaaccactgtgccatcagggaagtccctgcatttctgtattaattagtggtgttgagcatcttttcatgtgcctcttggtcatctgtatatacgtctgtttagatcttccttccattttttgattgggttgtttgtttttttgatatggcgctgcatgagctgtttgtatattttggagattaataataCCCTTTTGGTTACATCATACGCAGatgttttctcctattctgtaggttgtctttgttttgtttattgtttcctttgctgtgtaaaagttcgtttgttttgtttttttttaataacagagaatcctttttttaaaaaattaattaattatttacttgGTTATGCCGGGTCTTacttgtggcaggcgggctccttagttgcagctcgccagctccttagttgcggcatgcatgggggatctagttccccgaccagggatcgaacccggttcccctgcattgggagcgcagagtcttaaccactgtgccaccagggaagtccctgtgcaaaagcttttaatttaattaggttccatttgtttgtttttatttccattactgtaggaggcggatccaaaaaaaataccattgctatttatgtcagagtgttctgcctatgttttcttctaggagttttatagtatttggtcttacatttaggtctttaatccattttgagtttattttcgtgtatggtgttagagaatgttctaatttcattcttttacatgtagttgtccagttttcctagcactatttattgaagaaactgtcttttctccattgtatattcttgcctcttttgtcatagattaattgaccataggtgcgtgggtttattcctgggctttctgtcctgttccattgatctatatttgtttttgtgccagtaccatactagtttgattactgtagctttgtagtatactctgaagtcagggagcctgactccctctgaagtcagggagcctgactccctGTTCCAGCTCCGATTTCCTTTACCATgcagttttgatgactgtagctttgtagtataaagtcagggagcgtgattccttcagctctgttttttgtTAGGATTCTTGTGGCTCTTtggcatcttttgtgtttccacacaaattttaaaattatttgtttcagttctgtgaaaaatgccactggtattttgataaggattacattgaatatATAGATTGCCTGGGATAGTATGGCTCTTTTGAATCCTTAACTTGGGTTATTATAGTTTCTGGTTTTACAATTTCCACTGTTTTTAATAGTTTCTAGTTTTTTGCCAACATTCTTAATTCTTTCTCGCTCTGAATATTTTAATCACAATCCTTTTAAAGCCTGTGTCTGAAAACTGCAGGAGCCCTGAATCTGCTTCTCTGGACTGTTGTTCCTCTTCTTTCCGTCCCTATTGTCTCATCTCTTGTGTCTGCTTTTGATTGAGAACTGGATGTCGTGTATGAAAAAACAGGGATGATGAAAGGCTAGAATGATGTCATCAACTTGCGCCCACCGCTGCCCCAGGctccacctccctgcccctctgccctctgcccggCACAGGCTGCAGACCTGAGGTCAGCCCTCTTCTCTGTAGGTGGACGATGAGCTGGAAATCAAGGCTTACTATGCGGGCCACGTGCTGGGGGCGGCCATGTTCCAGATTAAAGTGGGCTCAGAGTCTGTGGTGTACACGGTCAGTGGAAGCACTCGGGGCACAGGAAGGGCTGGCTGGCCGGGCAGAGGAAGGAGGCACCCTCCTCATTGCCACATTCTTTGCCAGGGGGATTATAACATGACCCCAGACCGGCATTTGGGGTAAGTAGGCCAGTACATTTGTTTCATCCTATTGGGCGGGTCCCCCCAGGGGTACAGGGACCCTGAGGGGTGTGCCGGCTTCTGGAGCCATCTGCGGGTCATTGTCCCCGGGTGTTCTCCTGTCCCCTCAAGTGCTGCCTGTGTCATTCGACGGCGGCCTGGGCCTGTGCAGAGGAGGCAGGCTGCCTGCTGGAGGGTCCAGGAGGGCCATGGCTGTGTACAGCCTCGCCACCATGCGGACTGTCCACTCTGGCCACACCCCCCTGTGTTCTAGAGCCGCCTGGATTGACAAGTGCCGCCCCAACCTGCTCATCACAGAATCCACGTACGCCACCACCATCCGAGACTCTAAGCGCTGCCGGGAGCGAGACTTCCTAAAGAAGGTCCATGAGACCGTGGAGCGTGGTGGGAAGGTAGCTGGTGGGCGGCGGGTACCCCAGGCGGGGCTGGCTGTGTGCCTCTGGCCACGCTGCATGGGTCTTTCGGCTGCCCCGGCATGTGGTCAGGGGCAGGGGTGCTGTGTTctgggcagagagagaggaaggtttGCTCAGCACTGGGAAGACAAATTCCCCCGAAGACCCTTTAGCAGGGGCTCATCTACCGCTCGTGTCTCAGATCCCAATGAAGGGCTGGCCAGAGCGTCCACCATGGTCACTTTTGGGCAGGCTGTGCTGGGACAGAATGTGGGGGCCTGCCCGCAGTCTGCATGGGGCCTCCGGCCATCAGAGCTGCTGGCAGGGCTGGTCTTCTCAGAAGGTGGCCACAGGGAGCAACTGTCCGCCACTGTGCACAGCTGTGGGCTCGATGGCTGGGCGGCGTGGCCAGGGGTTCCTCCCGAGCtggcctcccacccccaccccctgcaggtgCTGATCCCCGTGTTTGCGCTGGGCCGCGCTCAGGAGCTCTGCATCCTGCTGGAGACCTTCTGGTAGGTGTGGCCGGGACGGTTTCTGGAGGCCCTGCCCTGCTGGCCGAGGGGTGAGAGAGGGTGGGGAGCGCCCTTCCTGGCACTGGACCCAGCCCAGGCTGAGGGCACATGGGGGCTGCAGGCCAGCCCTGCCCCGGCAGCCTCCCCACCAGCCCCGTCCTCCACAGGGAGCGCATGGACCTGAAGGCCCCCATCTACTTCTCCACGGGCTTGACGGAGAAGGCCAACCACTACTACAAGCTCTTCATCCCCTGGACCAACCAGAAGATCCGGAAGACCTTTGTGCAGAGGAACATGTTTGAATTCAAGCACATCAAGGCCTTCGATCGGGCGTTTGCCGACAGCCCGGGCCCCATGGTGCGGCCCAGTGCcggctgggggtggggttctGCTGGGCCGGGGCCCTGCCAGCAAGTCGCGCAGGGGAGCGGGGCGCCTCTGTGCCGGGAAGACCAGCGGTCAGAAGGCTGAGGGCAGGGGGGCATCTGATGCCCTGACTGTCCCCACACCTGCCCCGAAGGTCGTGTTTGCCACCCCGGGGATGCTGCATGCTGGCCAGTCCCTACAGATCTTCAGGAAGTGGGCAGGGAACGAGAAGAACATGGTGAGGGGTCTGGGCCCCAGGGCCAGTTCCCTGGAGGGCTGGCGAGGCTGAGGGGCAGGGGCTCCCCCTGGCTGGGGGGACGTTGCTGCtgtcaggaggaggaggaggaggcttgGTACCCTGGGGACCGGTGTCTGACCCAGGCTCAGACTCTTGCTGTGTCTTGGCCCGTCTGCACCAGGCAAGAAAGCCCCCGGCTTCCTGAGTAGCCGTCATGGGGGTCAGGCCTGGGCGGGCTTGTGCTGAGACCCCTGAGCCTGCCTTGGTCTGCAGTGGGgcctggaagggggaggggcctCCCCAAGGGTTTGGGTTCAGGTGGGCAGAGGGCCGGGTGGGGGGAGCGTCCCGGGAGGAAGCCCCGAGGTGGTAGGCAGGGGGTGCAGGGGAGCTGCTCGTCCGTCCATCCCTCCTGCAGGTCATCATGCCCGGCTACTGCGTGCAGGGCACCGTGGGCCACAAGATCCTCAGCGGGCAGCGcaagctggagatggaggggcggCAGGTGGTGAGTCCTCACCCTCCCTCACCAGCTCTGTGGACcctctttggggggggggggggcggccctCGGAGCCACCGCCTGTGCTGATGGCTTGCCTGCCGTGATGCCGCAGCTGGAGGTCAAGATGCAGGTGGAGTACATGTCCTTCAGCGCCCACGCGGACGCCAAGGGCATCATGCAGCTGGTGGGTCAGGCGGAGCCGGAGAACGTGCTGTTGGTGCACGGCGAGGCCAAGAAGATGGAGTTTCTGAAGCAGAAGATCGAGCAGGAATTCCGTAGGCAGCCCAGGCCAGGGCGGGCTGGGTGATACGGAGGGCATGCGGGCAGGGTTGGGGCAGGCGGGGCCCGCCAGCCCGGACTGAGGTTCTCTCCACACCCTGGCCCAGGGGTCAGCTGCTACATGCCGGCCAACGGCGAGACGGTGACGCTGCCCACGAGCCCCAGCATCCCCGTGGGCGTCTCACTGGGGCTGCTGAAGCGGGAGATGGCGCAGGGTGAGCGGCAGGGCCCGTtgagcgggggcggggcggcTGCTGGGCAGGTGGCCCCGCTGACAGCTCCGACCGCTGCCCCTTCCCCACAGGGCTACTCCCTGACGCCAAGAAGCCCCGGCTCTTGCAT carries:
- the INTS11 gene encoding integrator complex subunit 11, which produces MPEIRVTPLGAGQDVGRSCILVSIAGKNVMLDCGMHMGFSDDRRFPDFSYITRSGRLTDFLDCVIISHFHLDHCGALPYFSEMVGYDGPIYMTQPTQAICPILLEDYRKIAVDKKGEANFFTSQMIKDCMKKVVAVHLHQTVQVDDELEIKAYYAGHVLGAAMFQIKVGSESVVYTGDYNMTPDRHLGAAWIDKCRPNLLITESTYATTIRDSKRCRERDFLKKVHETVERGGKVLIPVFALGRAQELCILLETFWERMDLKAPIYFSTGLTEKANHYYKLFIPWTNQKIRKTFVQRNMFEFKHIKAFDRAFADSPGPMVVFATPGMLHAGQSLQIFRKWAGNEKNMVIMPGYCVQGTVGHKILSGQRKLEMEGRQVLEVKMQVEYMSFSAHADAKGIMQLVGQAEPENVLLVHGEAKKMEFLKQKIEQEFRVSCYMPANGETVTLPTSPSIPVGVSLGLLKREMAQGLLPDAKKPRLLHGTLIMKDSNFRLVSSEQALKELGLAEHQLRFTCRVHLHDTRKEQETAVRVYSHLKSVLKDHCVQHLPDGSVTVESILIQAAAHSEDPGTKVLLVSWTYQDEELGSYLTSLLKKGLPQAS